One genomic segment of Actinoplanes ianthinogenes includes these proteins:
- a CDS encoding histidine phosphatase family protein has product MARLLLVRHGQASFGADDYDALSELGHEQARTLGRALAARSVKPGLVLRGTMRRHAETAAGLLDGLGADVPATVDPGWNEFDFQHVVEIHRPVYRDRAAMMAELNLAERPDRAFQEVFDAATARWSSGQFDLEYTESFAGFRRRVAAALSSAADLLRQHRDIVLVSSGGPIAMVSALLTAGLDAPLGTVATVWAALNRVSVNTGMTKVIAGRSGLSLSTFNEHTHLEGDRRLLTYR; this is encoded by the coding sequence ATGGCTCGTCTTCTGCTGGTCCGGCACGGTCAGGCGTCCTTCGGCGCCGACGATTACGACGCGCTCTCCGAGCTCGGGCACGAGCAGGCGCGGACGCTGGGGCGGGCTCTCGCGGCCCGGAGCGTCAAGCCCGGCCTGGTGCTGCGCGGCACGATGCGCCGGCACGCGGAGACCGCGGCGGGGCTCCTCGACGGGCTCGGCGCGGACGTGCCGGCCACCGTCGATCCGGGGTGGAACGAGTTCGACTTCCAGCACGTCGTCGAGATCCACCGGCCGGTGTACCGGGACCGGGCGGCCATGATGGCCGAGCTCAACCTCGCGGAGCGGCCCGACCGGGCGTTCCAGGAGGTGTTCGACGCGGCGACGGCGCGGTGGTCGTCGGGTCAGTTCGACCTGGAGTACACGGAGTCGTTCGCCGGTTTCCGGCGGCGGGTCGCGGCGGCCCTGTCGTCGGCCGCGGACCTGTTGCGGCAGCACCGGGACATCGTGCTGGTCAGCTCCGGCGGCCCGATCGCGATGGTGTCCGCGCTGCTCACCGCGGGCCTCGACGCGCCGCTGGGCACGGTCGCGACGGTGTGGGCGGCGCTGAACCGGGTCTCGGTGAACACCGGGATGACCAAGGTGATCGCGGGGCGCAGCGGGTTGTCGCTCTCCACCTTCAACGAGCACACCCACCTGGAGGGCGACCGCCGGCTGCTCACCTATCGCTGA